Proteins from one Xenopus tropicalis strain Nigerian chromosome 1, UCB_Xtro_10.0, whole genome shotgun sequence genomic window:
- the erap1 gene encoding endoplasmic reticulum aminopeptidase 1: MLSTAIKPRRIKDLPLCFVVVYLMCISFSIQPALAASKALDNAEMFPWKNLRLPTFAAPLHYDLLIHPNLTTLTFSGLTKVTVTVTQKTSFLVLHSKHLEITKTTIKRKLGKDPVLQDLLLREHPVNEQIALLAADPLIPGENYTIYIEYNANLSKNFRGFYKSTYKTKDGEVRVLASTQFEPTAARTAFPCFDEPAFKASFSIQIRREPKHHAVSNMPVVKTVNIGGGLLEDHFAASVKMSTYLVAFIVSDFKSISQVTNHGVRISVYATPEKIDQAEYALKAAVKLLDFYEDYFNISYPLPKQDLAAIPDFQSGAMENWGLTTYRESALLHDPKTSTASHKLWVTMIIAHELAHQWFGNLVTMEWWNDLWLNEGFAKFMEYVSVRVTYPELQVEDYFLDKCFRAMDVDSLNSSHAVSTPVENPEEIQEMFDEVSYDKGACILNMLMDYMGAESFEAGIVDYLRRYSYRNARNEDLWNSMTDVCPSDETNSGYCTKTRQTSHWSEGEIIDVKSMMNTWTLQKGFPLVTVTVKGKYVYLHQEHYLKGSTDTEASGLLWHIPLTYITSKSNTVQRFLLMSKTDVLVLAEEVEWIKFNVGMNGYYIVHYEGEGWDALIKLLQENHTAISSNDRANLINSAFQLVSIGRLPIDKALSLSLYLKNEDKIMPVFQGMDELIPIYKLMEKRDMQEVESQMKKYILNLLRKLIDAQSWTDEGSVSERMLRSSLLLFACVRQYQPCVQRAEQYFKRWQESNGTISLPRDVASAVYAVGAQTPEGWDFLFEKYKTTLSGSEKNQIELALAITSLKHKLQWLMEEGMKGDHVRTQDLPHIVLYVSRNPVGYPLSWEFLKNNWGNLVQKFELGSRTVGDMVVGITKQYSTKEWLEEVTGFFDSLKEMGSQLRCVQQARETIEENIRWMDKNLDLVKSWLENNS, from the exons ATGCTGAGCACTGCTATAAAGCCACGAAGAATAAAGGACCTGCCATTGTGCTTTGTGGTTGTGTATTTAATGTGCATATCTTTCAGTATTCAGCCTGCCTTAGCTGCTAGCAAGGCTTTAGACAATGCTGAAATGTTCCCTTGGAAGAACCTAAGGTTACCTACATTTGCAGCTCCTTTGCACTATGACCTTCTAATCCACCCTAATCTAACCACTCTTACATTTAGTGGCCTCACCAAGGTTACAGTTACAGTAACCCAAAAAACTAGCTTTTTGGTCCTTCATAGTAAACACCTGGAAATTACAAAGACAACTATAAAGAGAAAACTTGGAAAGGATCCAGTGCTTCAGGACCTATTGCTGCGAGAGCACCCTGTGAATGAGCAAATTGCACTTCTGGCTGCTGATCCATTGATTCCTGGAGAAAATTATACAATCTACATTGAATATAATGCCAACCTTTCAAAGAATTTTCGTGGGTTTTATAAAAGCACCTACAAAACCAAAGATGGAGAGGTCAG AGTACTTGCATCAACCCAATTTGAGCCAACAGCGGCAAGAACAGCTTTCCCATGTTTCGATGAGCCTGCCTTCAAAGCTAGCTTCTCAATTCAGATAAGAAGAGAACCAAAGCACCACGCTGTGTCTAACATGCCTGTA GTGAAGACTGTGAATATTGGAGGGGGGCTGCTTGAGGACCATTTTGCTGCTAGTGTGAAGATGAGCACATACTTAGTGGCTTTCATTGTCTCAGACTTTAAATCAATCAGTCAAGTGACAAATCATGGAGTTAGG ATTTCCGTGTATGCTACTCCAGAGAAGATAGATCAAGCAGAGTATGCCCTGAAGGCAGCTGTAAAATTGTTGGACTTTTATGAAGACTACTTCAACATTTCGTACCCTTTGCCAAAACAGG ATCTGGCTGCAATACCTGATTTTCAGTCTGGCGCTATGGAAAACTGGGGTCTGACAACCTACAGGGAGTCTGCGTTGCTTCATGATCCAAAAACATCAACCGCATCGCATAAACTCTGGGTTACTATGATAATAGCTCATGAGCTGGCACATCAG TGGTTTGGGAATCTGGTAACGATGGAATGGTGGAATGACCTTTGGCTTAATGAAGGCTTTGCTAAGTTTATGGAATATGTTTCTGTCAGAGTTACCTATCCAGAGCTGCAAGTG GAGGATTATTTCCTGGACAAATGCTTTCGGGCTATGGATGTTGACTCACTGAACTCCTCTCATGCTGTATCTACACCTGTGGAGAATCCAGAAGAGATACAAGAAATGTTTGATGAGGTCTCATATGATAAG GGTGCTTGCATTCTTAATATGCTGATGGACTACATGGGTGCAGAAAGCTTTGAAGCTGGAATTGTGGATTATTTACGTCGTTATAGTTACCGCAATGCTAGGAATGAAGACCTGTGGAACAGCATGACggat GTTTGCCCTTCAGATGAGACAAACAGTGGATATTGTACAAAGACTCGCCAAACATCT CACTGGTCTGAAGGTGAAATTATTGATGTGAAGTCAATGATGAATACTTGGACTTTACAAAAAGGTTTCCCATTGGTGACTGTAACAGTGAAAGGGAAGTATGTTTATCTCCATCAGGAGCATTATCTCAAAGGGAGCACTGATACTGAAGCTTCTGG ATTACTTTGGCATATCCCTTTGACGTACATCACAAGCAAATCTAACACAGTGCAAAGATTTCTGCTGATGAGTAAAACAG ATGTCCTAGTCCTGGCAGAAGAGGTGGAATGGATAAAGTTCAATGTGGGGATGAACGGTTATTACATAGTACATTATGAAGGGGAAGGTTGGGATGCACTGATTAAGCTCTTACAGGAGAACCACACAGCTATTAGCAGCAATGACCGCGCCAATCTCATTAACAGTGCTTTCCAGCTGGTAAG CATTGGGCGATTGCCCATTGACAAAGCTCTCAGCCTTTCTTTGTATTTGAAAAACGAAGACAAAATCATGCCGGTGTTCCAAGGGATGGATGAGCTGATTCCAATATACAAACTAATGGAGAAGAGAGATATGCAGGAAGTAGAAAGTCAAATGAAG aaatatatTCTCAATCTTCTGCGCAAGTTGATTGATGCCCAGTCCTGGACAGACGAGGGCAGCGTTTCTGAGAGGATGCTGCGCAGCTCGCTCCTCCTGTTTGCCTGTGTGCGCCAGTACCAGCCGTGTGTGCAGAGGGCAGAGCAATATTTTAAGAGATGGCAGGAGTCCAATGGAACAATAAG CTTGCCGCGGGATGTCGCATCGGCTGTTTATGCTGTGGGGGCGCAGACTCCTGAAGGATGGGACTTTCTCTTTGAGAAATACAAAACGACTCTGTCCGGGAGTGAAAAGAACCAGATTGAATTAGCCCTGGCTATCACTTCTCTTAAACATAAGTTACAATG GCTGATGGAAGAAGGGATGAAAGGGGATCATGTCAGAACTCAAGACCTCCCCCATATTGTTCTGTATGTGAGCAGGAACCCAGTGGGTTATCCATTGTCCTGGGAGTTTCTAAAGAACAACTGGGGCAACCTGGTGCAAAA GTTTGAGCTGGGATCGCGTACAGTTGGCGACATGGTTGTGGGAATCACAAAGCAGTATTCAACTAAAGAGTGGCTGGAAGAG GTCACAGGATTCTTTGATTCATTAAAGGAAATGGGCTCCCAGCTCCGCTGCGTTCAGCAAGCCAGAGAGACGATTGAAGAGAACATTAGATGGATGGATAAGAACTTGGATCTTGTTAAAAGCTGGTTAGAGAATAACAGCTAG